A window of the Cryptomeria japonica unplaced genomic scaffold, Sugi_1.0 HiC_scaffold_612, whole genome shotgun sequence genome harbors these coding sequences:
- the LOC131048459 gene encoding LOW QUALITY PROTEIN: probable disease resistance protein At4g33300 (The sequence of the model RefSeq protein was modified relative to this genomic sequence to represent the inferred CDS: substituted 1 base at 1 genomic stop codon) codes for MASVDLVDSTVMVKESTDSRKSEFCVGLRKSIGDLKEVLLGREVSAVGVHCIGGGGKTTLALALSNDPQIKDYFKNNVIFINVSQSLNLKEILEIMWEKIIKKKRTEFQNVEDGYVQLQQHLLKESKPTLVILDDVWSSENLEKLLFEGKGYKTLITTRDSSIIPXTPSIKSYQLPLLDRADALSLFCFWAFGQTSIPSTMDSSLVKEVQEKCGGLPLALKVIGSSLHGQPHVAWEREKNNISKGETIFDYHKEGLLRCFQPSIDSLDDIVKECFLDLGLFPGNRKICVDALLDTWVNVRKLEWQDSFAILSMLARRNLLNLTSDRRNTKTLNYRNASKLYFSQHDVIQDLSLYLGSQDNVLHRKRLLMSSKDNGFPEKWKSFGDIAFDAQIVSIHTGPMDETQWHEMNFPKVEFLVLLFNATEYFLPPFLKSMKCLKMLIVFNFGPKRAMLKGLDALSSLTELKVVHLERLISIPFQKHNKELKNLEKLSLSLCEGFGNTPTFNIMNLRVFNLDHCSDLEKLPSSICYMPFAQICSFTNCHLVQNLPYNIGNLVNLRVLSLSALPSLKELPTSIGKLGQLECLDISLCDGLRELPEEIGQLNKLSELDMRECSHLMRLPKTIYGLSSLKHVVCDEKIGKQWLQVKSISIPKLEVEIMEVHFSLDWLDD; via the exons ATGGCTTCAGTTGATCTGGTTGACAGCACTGTAATGGTAAAGGAATCCACAGACTCTAGAAAATCGGAGTTTTGTGTGGGATTGAGGAAAAGTATTGGGGATTTGAAGGAGGTTTTGTTGGGGAGAGAAGTTTCTGCTGTTGGTGTGCACTGCATTGGTGGCGGTGGGAAAACAACCCTTGCGTTGGCTCTCTCCAATGATCCTCAAATCAAAG ATTACTTTAAGAATAATGTGATTTTCATCAATGTCTCCCAATCTTTAAATCTTAAAGAAATATTGGAGATCATGTGGGAGAagattattaaaaagaaaagaaccGAGTTTCAAAATGTTGAAGATGGGTATGTACAATTGCAACAACATCTTCTAAAGGAATCCAAGCCAACTTTAGTGATATTGGATGATGTTTGGTCAAGTGAAAATTTAGAGAAACTACTCTTTGAAGGAAAAGGATATAAGACTCTTATAACAACAAGAGACAGTTCCATTATTCCATAAACTCCTTCTATTAAATCATATCAATTGCCATTGTTAGATCGTGCGGATGCTCTATCCCTTTTCTGCTTTTGGGCTTTTGGACAAACATCAATTCCAAGTACTATGGATTCAAGTCTAGTTAAAGAG GTGCAAGAAAAATGTGGTGGTTTGCCACTTGCTCTAAAGGTGATTGGAAGTTCTTTGCATGGACAACCCCATGTGGCTTGGGAGAGGGAAAAGAATAATATTTCCAAAGGAGAAACTATATTTGATTATCACAAAGAAGGGCTACTTAGATGTTTTCAACCTAGTATTGATTCCTTAGATGATATAGTCAAGGAATGTTTCCTAGATTTGGGATTGTTTCCTGGGAATAGAAAAATATGTGTCGATGCACTACTAGATACTTGGGTTAATGTTAGAAAGCTAGAGTGGCAAGATTCCTTTGCCATCTTATCTATGCTTGCACGAAGAAATCTTCTGAATTTAACCAGTGATCGAAG GAATACAAAGACTCTCAACTATAGAAATGCCTCAAAGTTGTACTTTTCTCAACATGATGTGATACAAGATTTATCATTATATCTAGGATCTCAAGATAATGTACTCCATAGGAAGAGGTTGCTTATGAGTTCCAAGGATAATGGTTTTCCAGAGAAATGGAAATCATTTGGTGATATAGCATTTGATGCTCAAATTGTCTCTATTCACACAG GACCTATGGATGAAACTCAATGGCATGAAATGAACTTTCCCAAGGTGGAGTTTTTGGTATTACTATTCAATGCAACTGAATACTTTCTTCCTCCATTTCTAAAATCTATGAAATGTTTGAAAATGCTCATTGTATTTAATTTTGGTCCAAAAAGAGCCATGTTGAAAGGTCTAGATGCCTTATCTTCTCTCACTGAACTCAAGGTTGTCCATTTGGAGAGGTTGATTTCAATCCCTTTTCAAAAACACAATAAAGAACTAAAAAACTTGGAGAAGTTATCATTAAGCTTATGTGAAGGATTTGGAAATACACCAACCTTCAACATTATGAACCTAAGAGTGTTTAACTTGGATCATTGTAGTGATTTGGAGAAGTTACCCTCTAGTATTTGTTATATGCCATTTGCTCAAATATGCTCCTTTACCAATTGTCATCTTGTTCAAAATTTACCATACAACATTGGAAATCTAGTCAATTTGAGAGTGTTAAGTCTATCAGCATTACCAAGCTTAAAAGAGCTTCCTACATCAATTGGAAAACTTGGCCAACTGGAATGTCTAGACATTTCATTATGTGATGGTCTAAGAGAACTTCCAGAGGAGATAGGTCAACTAAATAAATTGAGTGAACTTGATATGAGAGAGTGTTCACATTTGATGAGGCTTCCTAAAACCATTTATGGACTAAGTTCTTTGAAACATGTTGTTTGTGATGAGAAGATTGGGAAGCAATGGTTACAAGTCAAGAGTATTTCTATCCCTAAACTTGAAGTAGAAATTATGGAAGTACATTTTAGTTTAGATTGGCTTGATGATTAA